AATTTGGCAGGGCTCCGGTTCCTCCTAAAAGGGCTTTGACTCTGACTCCTCTTGTGGAGCTGCTTCTCTAGTGGAACTGAAGTCGTTTTAGAAAACATATGGCAAAAGCAGCTCTAGTGTTGTTGtcgttgttttgttttgtttttacgGCTCCAGTGGTAGTTTGTGAGGAGTCGGGAGCCACATTTTTGTGGCTGTGGCTCCTCTGGGCTTCTTCGCCAGAGCCATTTCGGCACCCACCGTTTGGCATGGCTTCACGGCAGGAGCCGGAGCTGGCCCTGTGCCAAACGTTTGTGTGATACGGTTAGGCACAACAACATAAATTGATTGACCTAGAATTGTTAGCGTTAGTTTTAGGATGAGTATCTAATTATGGGTGATATTGTATGCTCAGTCTTCAGCTAGACCTGTTGGTTGTTGTTgttacatctctctctctctctctctctctctctctctctctctctcttggatCTTATCCTCATATACCCTCCCTACATGATTGCAATGGCCTGCATATACATAGCAAGTGTTCTGAAAGAAAAGGACACCACAGCATGGTTTGAAGAGCTCCGTGTTGACATGAACATAGTAAGCAGTTCTAATGTTGATTTCCCAGCTATTTATTCTGTATTGTTTTCTTCACCCAACTTTGTGACTTGCAATTCCCAGGTTAAGAATATCTCTATGGAAATATTAGACTTCTATGACACCTACAAGATTGATCCTCAAAGGGGCATCCCTGAGGATAAGATTAGCCCCGTGATGAACAAGTTGCCGGCGAAGGCTTAACTCAGATTTGCCGTCTATTCAAGCTTTCTTAGAGTGTAAACTAGTAGTAAGCTACATCACACTTCCACCATGTGTGTACTCAGCCTGCACTGTCGCTTGTGACGTGTTGAACTACTTGTTGACAAATTCGATGCAAGAGTCCCTTGCAGAACCCCAATGGAATTGTTTGTGTATGCCGCTGGAGTGAATTTCAAGTAGTATTTGTTCCAGGGTTATCCATTCATACGAAAGGTGCTACTTTGTGTTATCTTCAGGCTTTGGCTGTCAAAATCTGCATCGCCAGCACCGGCGGTGTGCACGCGGGGAGCACATAGTGACAGAAGTAGCAGACAAAAGACTTACAAACCATCAGATAGGAGGTCACACTAGCTCTACACCTCAGCCAAAAATCTTTCTAGATGCCAGAGAAGGAGGTCAGAAATAGTACGAGTATACAATACCAAACAAAAGCATCCAAAATGCAAAATATTTCAACTGGCTATTACCATTTTAGAATGAAGCAAATCCCAGTTACACTAATCCACTAGCGCAATAACCTAAAATATACAACAACACAATAACATTCTGGAACCATGGATTCAATAAGAGGCGAGTAAAACTGAGGCTGATATCCACTTCCCTAGTCAGGAAGTTTTCATGATGAGCTCTTGGTGATGCAGTTAAATGATACAGACTAGGATGAAACATCTATCCGCTGTTCACCCTAAGAACTTCTGATCCTAACTGTACATTGCACAGCCTTATGTTACCAGAAGTTTCTTTGACAAAGCCAATCGACCTGTATCGGATAACAAAGAGGTTAAGCTAATTGCCCCAACAGTTTACTACAAGCCATCAGATATGTAAAGCAGCTCACCTTAACTAGAAGCCTTCGGAAGGTAAATACGATGAGCGCTATTCATTTTCAGCCCCTTCCTGCAAGTAGGGCATTTCTTCTGAATCTTGATGGCCTGCTTGATGCACGTGTCGCAGAAGACATGGCCACAAGTCGTTGTGGAAGGCTCCTCCATCTTATTCCAACATATTGGGCAGGTAAAAAATGGTTCCTTGGGAACCTCCTTGGCAGGCTCTTTGCCGGTTTGTACGGCATTTGACTATAGAATAGAAACTCGTAGTTAGAGTTCAATGCGAAGAGCAATGTAAAAGCAATTGGGGCAAGCATCAAACACAGGGCAGCCTTTTTACTGAAATTTTCGAAATGTACTCCAAAATACTAAATAGCAAGCCAGTGAGTTAATATCACCTACATTACAGAACATAACATGATGCTAGAAGTTTACAACGACAGAATTTGGATATTCATAGATATTAAAGGTTGGCAGCTAGCAAGAACGTGAACAGACCCATATCACACCATAATAATATGTAAGTATGTGTTCCAAGACTTGGTTGGCCAAGGAAAATATGAATTTAAAACAAGCCACTGAAAGGACAAAGTTACATAAATAACATTATATGGGAATGTTGAACGTGTAAGTTAGGATTGAGCATTAACAGGAAACCTTATGCACATTAAATAGCTGAAAGTACACAGATAGGTCTTCTATCAACCTAGCTTTGAAGTTGAAAAAGTTATTCCCTTCAATCAAGACTACTATAAAATAAATACCTGCAAGCTGGACCCTGCTCCCCAATCTGGAGAGAGGTGATGTCCTACTGGTACAACCCTCTGGCGTTTGTTCCCTGTGGACAAGATACAGATGCATCATCATCACAAAACACATATGACTGAATGCATGGTAACAGATAGGAGTCTTAAATCACAGAGGAAGCTAGGAAATAAGATATGTGTTGACAAACATTTTCCATGTAGGCAGCATGCAATATCATAGAAGCCAGTCAATTAAGAAATTAGAAAATTAGAAATATGAGCATAACTTCCAGCACAGCCTAGAGATGTGTCACCACTACCGCAGTAGCTTGTGTCCTAATATGGAGTAATCTGAGATATAGTCATAGGCACATTGCAAGCACTAACCCAAATTGTCTGTGTTGTTGAATATACAACTTTTGAAGAATTTAATTGTGATTTGATATTGCATTGATGAACAAATACCATTACAAAGGCCACACCAATTCTACAAGCACAATGATACGAAGACAGTACACTAACCTTCCCGGCTAGCTTCAACCTCCAAGTCAACCACTGTTATAGGTTCCCTCCTGGTTCTCCTGTTCCTCCTCTGCAGAATACAATATGCTTTGATGTAAGTGCTAGCTGATGGTGCACCATATTAGCACAACTATCATTCACAAAAATCCTTATTTAACAGGAATAACTGCGATAGTAAAGAGTTGGAGAAGTCCTGTTAAAAGGCTGCTCCTTAAAAATCACCAACAGACCCAATGGCATGACACTAGCAGAACAAACAACACTATGGAAAAGTGCAGTACTTGTTTACATTCAAGATAATGAGAGAATTATACTGGCGGGGGCACTCGCGAGGGCAATACTGCCTGAACTTCATCTTCGATGGCCTCCACGTCAATGGGTGAGTTTCGGGAGCCAGGAACAGGGGTCAGTGGTCCACAACGGACCCCCACCACCCGGGAGCTTGCTTAGATGATCACCAATACTTTATCAGCAGACCCATCTTGCGACTGCCTCCTTGGTGCACGCCTTGTACCACTGACAGTGCTCATGCTCTCTTTGGTGCCTATACTCACCTCAACTTCACAATGAACCTGAAATTCATGGGCACATGGTTTAGTTCCTTATCTGCTAGTCTACTGCTCTACAGCTTTTTACTTCACGATAAGAACAAAACCTAGACACTGTTCCCTCAAAAGCAAAACCTAGACACTCATCCAACCCTAACAGCCTAATCACTAAGGAAGTAATAACGAAGATTGAAACCGCAGCAATGGTAAAATCGCAAAACTGTGGAGTTCTACGCGGGATGATGGGGGGGAAAATTTGACGAACAACACTAACAGCTCGAAATCACGGTTCCCAGCAAAGATTTACCGAATCAACAACGATCAACGGTGGGGAGGCGTTGCTAGAAATGAGAAAAATCGACCTAAGGACCGGGGGaatcggcggcgcggcgcggcgatcGAAATTAATCAGAAACCCCTCCCTCCCCCGTGGTTGCCTCGCCAAATCAACACCGGTAGCCAACCCACGCGGCCCGGATCAAATACAGACCGTAAGCATCGGGAGGGACGAGAAATCCGCACGTACCTGCCGAATCGGACCCCGAGTTCGATCGAACGGAGTTCGTTCGTTCGAAGAGGGGAGGGGGGGAACCCGAAACCGCGACCAAACTTGAGGGGTAAGAAGGGAGCGCTGCTTCCTTTCTATTGGGTCCACTCTCCGGTGACTTATGTGATTATTAGCGTCCCTGGCAAGTGGGGTAGCCGAGCAAAGCAAAGCCCACTTCAGGCGAGTCCACGAGGCGGACCAGCCCAAGCCCATCAGCGAAACAACCCTAGCCACGAGCTCAACTCCTGCAGATCCGCCGCCACGTCGTCTGGAGCTGAAGTGTTCAAGTTCAAAGTGGGAAATTTTTCCAAAAGAACTGTGGAGGTAATAAAAGTAAGAAATAATcatggcggcggccgcggcctccGCGCGTGACCGACGGCGAAGGAGCCGTGCTCCGGCGGGTGGCGCCGCCCACGCCGTTGGAATCGATGATGGCGAGGAGCAGCACCTCAACCCCTTCCTCGACGCTGCGCCGTCCGCCTCCTCAAGGGTCCAGTTCAGGTGCGTGCTTCGTTTTGCAAGCAGATGCTCTGCCTTTTTCCGTCTGTGTTGGCTCGTCATGGGATTGTGACCTCGCTGGGTTCTGCGGATCTGGGCACAGGAATATGGCGTCGTGCGCGCGGTGGGTGGAGGAAACCGGCGCTGCGGAGGTGGTGGAGAGCAGGGGCAACCTGTGGCTGACCACCGGTGTCACTCGAGCCGGCAAGCTGTACTACAACATTGAGGAGATCGGGTACGCCACTGTTTGATGAAATGTCGTATCTGTGCAGCATTTGATTGTACTGGCCCTATAGCCATGGTGTGCTGTGCATCCAGCAGACCAGCATAAATGCTGCACTGCGTGTATTATGCATGAATTGCTTGCCGTTGACTTTATTTTCAAGTACTCGAGTTTGCTAGTGAAGGCTCATTGTCTGATGAAAACATGCAGGTTCTTGGCTGAAAGAGGTGCCTTGATTCTTCTCAATGATAAGGATGAAACCATAGGAATTGACGGCATCTATGAAAAGCTTGCTGGAGGAAATTATGGTTGCTCCTGGGATACCTTCCAGGCTTATAAGCACTTGAAATCACTTGGATATATTGTTGGAAGGTTTGGTGTTCCCTGGACAATGAAGCATGGTGGTACTTGTGACACCATTGCTCCCCAAATGAATATACTTGAGACTGATCAGAGCTTAAATAGAGTTGACGGAGTCTCAAATGACATAACCAAATTGCTCAAGAAAATGCAGATTGATGGGATAtctccatcttttgaagtttatCTACCAAATAGCAAGTTCAAAAAGTCATCCCCAGggtccccttgtttcctcttatGTCTATTAAGGTAACAGTACATTAGTACGCCTTTATCGACTCAGTTAATTTTATGCTCATAGATTCAATGCAGTTTCATTTTTCCTCAATTCATCTTCTGTGTTTCTTTCAGTATTTTAGTGTAGGGTAACAGGGCCTATCTTCATTTCAGGCTTTTCTTTAATTGTGGAAATATCAATCTGTAAATATGAATGCATATACAATGTTAGTATAATATCTTCTTTGGAACATGTGAGTGCCCACTGGTACACATGGGCCGAGTTTCATGGAGGCCAAGGGTGGCTGGCATCCATCTCTATATAAATGGATTTCTTGTGCTTATGTATCTATTTGCAATGGTCACCCATCTGCTAGCTAAATGAACTCAATTGATAACTCAGTTGAACCTGATTGATTCTCAGTTAATTGGACTCTGTCTTGCCAAGTTGCTGTCAAATTATATAATGAATCATCATTTCTTGCCTGCATATTCTCTTTGTGTTGGTCAATTGCAACTTATCACATTTTCTTTCCATTTTTCACCATTTCCCCCCAAAAGAAATAAATAGATGAAACCGAACTGGGGTCTAAGATTTTCTGCTAAGAGATAAACTGGAAAGAACAGTGTCATGTAAGTCAAGGGATAAACTGGAAAGAACAGTGTCATGTAAGAGATAAACTGCTAAGAGATAAGCTTATGAATAAAACCAGCATCATAGCAATCAAGAATGATCTCATATACTCTGTTGATACATGTTTCTATAACAACTTCGACATTCGACATACAATCCCATAAGAAAGACATTGACGCATTGTTTTTCCAATCTAATGCAGGGGTAAACCACCCTCAAGGGTTGAATTGGAAGCGGTGGAAAATAATTTCAGAGGCATCCCTCTGAAATATTGTCATGTGGATAATGGACGGGTCAGCTTTCTCTCCTTTGATGAAGTTACGCTCCCAAGCTTGCCCTGAAGGGTAGTAGCAGAACATGTAAAGTACATAGCATGATAGCAACAACCagatcttccttcatcagttGGTCACAACAATTATTTTTCTTGTCTGAAGCATGGTTAATTGATCTGAAGCCTGATAGTACGTGAAATGTTCCATCTTGAGCTGAACGGGTCTTGTTGAATCTTGACCCACTAATTTATATACCCTATACCGGATATGTATCATTTATGCATGCCCAAGATCTCTTTTGTTGAGGTCACTAGAACTGCCAGAATTCTTtgcagagatcagtcacacaagTGATTGCTTTTATACTTGATTGCTGATTAGCAGTTGCACAATTGCAAAGACATAATCTTTTGTAACAATAGTCCCAAATTGACATGAGAAATATTTAAACTACATAAGCAAGCGCAAATTGACACAATGAATGAATGAATAATTAAATCTGTAAGGAAGAAATCTGCTGATGCAAACAAGACTCTGTACTATAAAAGTGTGCTGCTGAACATTGGTGCGACAATGTCCGAATACAAACCCTACAAAGCAATATTGCAGCTTACAATTTAAATCTCTGATAGTGCACACAACTTCTGGACTTCTGATAGTGCACACAGCTTCAGAACAGTCTTGAGATGCATTCGCACAAGCGCACTTTCCTGCCTATTGCTTGTTCCCTTGACAAGCGAACATATTAAAGTATGGAATTCTATGTAGTCTCACAATCCAGCAATTTGTTGTACAGTCCTGACTGTATGTTGGAAGGAGAAATCATGTTTAGTCTTTGCTTCTTGTTCACCTCTGATGATTTTGTTTCTGAGGCTGCACCTGTGACTTTCGGATTTCCAACTGCGACAAATGCTACTCTCTTCCTAGTCTCGGGCTTCAGGTGCTCGCGAGTACTAAGGGTGTCAGGAACTGAACAAGCACGGCTTTCATTTTCTACTTGCCTCCCCCTCTGAGAATCTCCAGCATCATTGCAATGGATCATTTTATCTGGTTGCTCTGCTAGAGCAGcgtctggctggctggctggcgagTTCGTTCCTTCTAGCCTTTTCATATCTGTAATTGGTCACAAAATAGGGCAATAGAATAAAAAAGAATGCTTTTGAAGTTAAAGGCCATAGAACCATAAAAATAGAACTGGTCATGTTCTacataataaaaaaaattgttgCTGAAAACCTTTTATTTTGTTCCATAAAGCAACAGCCGACTTTCAAATTAACCAAGTTATaagttacaacaacaacaaagcctcttagtcccaagcaagttgggataagctagagttgaaacctaacATCAGCCTCTAGTCACGGTTCTGGCacgtcaatagctgctttccaagtactcctatccaaacaaagatctctaggtatatctcaacctctcaaatctctttttattgcctctccTATGTcagcttcggtcttcctctacctctcctcacattAATATCTTGACTTAGGACTCCATAATGCACTGGTGTCTCTGAAGGTCTCCTTTAGACAtgaccaaaccacctcaaccgatgttgcacaagcttttcttcaattggtgctacccctagacgatcacgtatatcatcattccgaactcggtccattcttgtgtgaccacaaatccagcgcaacatacgcatttcagCAACATTCAGTTGTTGgacatgtcgtctttttgtaggccaacattctgctccatacaacatagcgggTCTAATTGCCGTTGTGTAAAACTTGCCTTTTGTGGTACTCTCttatcacagagaatgccagatgcTTGGTGCCACTTCATCAACCCTGCTTTCATCCTATGGCAAACGtttgcatcaatatctccatccttcTGCACCATTGATCCTAGATAACGGAAggcatctttcttaggcaccacttgacctt
Above is a genomic segment from Miscanthus floridulus cultivar M001 chromosome 3, ASM1932011v1, whole genome shotgun sequence containing:
- the LOC136542126 gene encoding uncharacterized protein isoform X2; protein product: MKFRQYCPRECPRQYNSLIILNRRNRRTRREPITVVDLEVEASREGNKRQRVVPVGHHLSPDWGAGSSLQSNAVQTGKEPAKEVPKEPFFTCPICWNKMEEPSTTTCGHVFCDTCIKQAIKIQKKCPTCRKGLKMNSAHRIYLPKASS
- the LOC136542126 gene encoding uncharacterized protein isoform X1, which encodes MGLGWSASWTRLKWALLCSATPLARDANNHISHRRVDPIERKQRSLLTPQVWSRFRVPPLPSSNERTPFDRTRGPIRQRRNRRTRREPITVVDLEVEASREGNKRQRVVPVGHHLSPDWGAGSSLQSNAVQTGKEPAKEVPKEPFFTCPICWNKMEEPSTTTCGHVFCDTCIKQAIKIQKKCPTCRKGLKMNSAHRIYLPKASS
- the LOC136542125 gene encoding tRNA-splicing endonuclease subunit SEN54-like, with product MAAAAASARDRRRRSRAPAGGAAHAVGIDDGEEQHLNPFLDAAPSASSRVQFRNMASCARWVEETGAAEVVESRGNLWLTTGVTRAGKLYYNIEEIGFLAERGALILLNDKDETIGIDGIYEKLAGGNYGCSWDTFQAYKHLKSLGYIVGRFGVPWTMKHGGTCDTIAPQMNILETDQSLNRVDGVSNDITKLLKKMQIDGISPSFEVYLPNSKFKKSSPGSPCFLLCLLRGKPPSRVELEAVENNFRGIPLKYCHVDNGRVSFLSFDEVTLPSLP